A region from the Mucilaginibacter sp. CSA2-8R genome encodes:
- a CDS encoding glycoside hydrolase family 2 TIM barrel-domain containing protein codes for MYTSVFHRPVVTKKFTQKFWAGLLLASLLPAATFAQLVDKTPAAVPNAPTVFNTEPWEDPLVSGINRDASRATAYSFSNVADALQGDREKSGRMMSLNGQWDFSFAEKPADAPLGFYKGRVSGWKKITVPSSVEMLGYGKPIYKSAVYPFRPVNPPHVPQDYNGVGSYQRTFTLPANWIDMNVTLHFGGVSSGFKVWLNGKFLGYGEDSFLSSEFNITPYLQAGENVLSVQNIRWSDGSLLEDQDQWRLSGIHREVMLLAEPKLRIADFFYQTKLDKQYKDALLSIRPRIENLTGKAIAGYQLKAQLFDKNSKAVFQKPLQRSVESIINEIYPRLDNVKFGLLESKVSNPAKWSDEQPNLYTLTLSLEDSTGRVLEVKSCKLGFRSIEFSKTDSKLLINGKVTYLYGINRPDHHPVKGKALSREDILEDVRTIKRFNFNCIRTSHYPMDPYLYDLCDQYGILVIDEANLETHGLGSKLSNDPSWTSAYLDRATRMVMRDKNHPSIIMWSLGNEAGRGPNHAAMAAWIHDFDITRPVHYEPAQGTPQAEGYIDVTDARYLKPNDHSHRLQNPIDEPYVDVVSRMYPALYTAPLLVNQKNGDNRPVFFVEYSHAMGNSNGNLKELWDQWRASKRVIGGAIWEFKDQGLLKTDSAGTPFYAYGGDYGEKYFDNFTIKGTVASDGRPKAAMYECKHVFQPITCKLVDASKGLLKITNRHAVQNLLGYSVMLQLRRDGRVVMQKQLSALNLAAGADTTISIKSYLPSLKAGTEYLADIHFYLATSEPWAEKGYEIASDQFALTGVVEHSKLLSSTASVSLNDNGNTYVVNGKNFIINISKQNGALTSYKLNSQEQIFTPLLPHFSRPVTDNDHRGWKADRKLKPWFTAVPKLTNVQADKASDGSIKVVSNYSLVNDSASTVVTYTISGSGMVKVDYAFQPKVSGLPNLPKLGMQGGIKRSYDQISWYGRGPMENYIDRRSGFEAGIYSLPINQFMEPYAVPQENGNRTDVRWMFLADKKQSGLLVVADSLLSMSAWPYTEANIVAAKHTNKLKDAGYLTLNIDLIQMGLGGNDSWSDVAAPLDIYQIPARPYRYSFYLYPYQGSTDGITNVIKKMNNAKK; via the coding sequence ATGTATACATCTGTTTTTCATAGGCCTGTAGTTACCAAAAAATTTACGCAAAAGTTTTGGGCTGGCTTGCTATTAGCTTCTTTGCTGCCGGCTGCAACTTTTGCACAATTGGTTGATAAAACGCCGGCTGCGGTACCCAATGCACCAACAGTTTTTAATACCGAGCCTTGGGAAGACCCGCTGGTAAGTGGCATTAATCGCGACGCGTCACGCGCTACCGCATATTCGTTTAGCAATGTGGCTGATGCCTTGCAGGGCGACCGCGAAAAATCGGGCCGGATGATGTCGCTTAACGGACAATGGGATTTTAGCTTTGCCGAAAAACCTGCCGACGCGCCCCTCGGTTTTTATAAAGGCCGTGTATCAGGCTGGAAAAAAATTACCGTACCCTCGAGCGTAGAGATGCTGGGTTATGGCAAGCCTATTTATAAAAGTGCCGTTTACCCGTTTCGTCCGGTTAACCCGCCACATGTGCCTCAGGATTATAATGGCGTAGGCAGTTACCAACGCACATTTACGTTACCCGCTAACTGGATAGACATGAACGTAACATTACACTTTGGTGGTGTAAGTTCGGGGTTTAAAGTCTGGCTTAATGGTAAATTTTTAGGTTACGGCGAGGATAGTTTCTTATCGTCGGAGTTTAATATTACCCCTTACCTGCAAGCCGGAGAAAACGTGTTATCGGTACAAAACATCCGTTGGAGCGACGGCTCGTTATTGGAAGACCAGGACCAATGGCGTTTAAGCGGTATACACCGCGAGGTGATGTTACTGGCCGAACCCAAACTGCGCATTGCCGACTTTTTTTATCAAACTAAACTGGATAAACAATACAAAGATGCGTTATTGAGTATCCGCCCGCGCATAGAGAACCTAACGGGTAAGGCCATTGCCGGCTACCAGCTCAAAGCGCAGCTATTTGATAAAAACAGCAAGGCGGTTTTTCAGAAACCCTTGCAGCGGAGTGTGGAGAGCATCATCAATGAGATATATCCGCGGCTGGACAACGTAAAATTTGGTTTGCTCGAAAGTAAAGTAAGCAACCCAGCTAAGTGGAGCGACGAACAACCTAATCTTTATACCTTAACACTCTCCTTAGAGGATAGCACCGGTCGTGTTTTAGAGGTGAAAAGCTGTAAACTGGGTTTCAGGAGCATTGAGTTTTCTAAAACCGACAGCAAGCTCCTTATTAACGGCAAGGTAACCTACCTGTATGGCATTAACCGGCCAGACCATCACCCGGTTAAAGGCAAGGCGCTGTCGCGCGAGGATATTTTGGAGGATGTGCGTACTATCAAACGTTTCAACTTTAACTGCATCCGTACCAGTCATTACCCGATGGACCCGTACCTCTATGATTTGTGCGATCAGTACGGCATCTTGGTGATTGATGAGGCCAACCTGGAAACCCACGGTTTGGGATCCAAGCTAAGTAACGACCCCAGCTGGACAAGTGCTTACCTGGACCGGGCCACCCGCATGGTGATGCGCGATAAAAACCATCCTAGCATTATTATGTGGAGTTTGGGTAACGAGGCCGGTCGTGGTCCCAACCATGCCGCTATGGCTGCCTGGATTCATGATTTTGATATTACACGGCCGGTTCATTACGAACCTGCACAGGGTACGCCGCAGGCCGAAGGCTATATTGATGTAACCGATGCCCGGTATTTAAAGCCTAACGACCACTCGCACCGCTTACAAAACCCGATTGATGAGCCTTATGTGGATGTGGTGAGCCGTATGTACCCGGCGTTATATACTGCGCCGCTACTGGTTAATCAAAAAAACGGCGATAACCGTCCTGTATTTTTTGTCGAGTATTCGCATGCGATGGGTAACTCCAACGGTAATCTTAAGGAGTTGTGGGACCAATGGCGCGCATCTAAACGGGTTATAGGTGGTGCCATCTGGGAGTTTAAAGACCAGGGCTTGCTCAAAACTGATTCGGCAGGCACGCCTTTCTATGCTTACGGCGGCGACTACGGCGAAAAGTATTTCGATAATTTTACCATCAAAGGTACCGTAGCGTCCGATGGCCGTCCTAAAGCAGCTATGTACGAGTGTAAGCATGTTTTTCAGCCCATCACTTGCAAATTAGTAGATGCCTCGAAAGGTTTGTTAAAAATTACCAACCGCCATGCTGTGCAAAACTTGTTAGGTTATAGTGTGATGCTGCAATTACGGCGAGACGGCCGCGTGGTAATGCAAAAGCAACTGTCTGCGCTCAACTTAGCAGCAGGAGCAGACACCACCATCAGCATTAAATCTTATTTACCATCTTTAAAAGCAGGAACCGAGTACCTGGCTGATATTCATTTCTATCTGGCGACGAGCGAACCTTGGGCCGAAAAGGGCTATGAAATTGCGTCTGATCAGTTTGCACTGACCGGCGTTGTTGAGCATAGCAAATTACTGTCATCAACAGCATCAGTGTCTTTAAACGATAATGGCAACACTTATGTGGTCAATGGGAAAAACTTCATTATTAATATTAGCAAGCAAAACGGAGCGCTGACATCCTACAAACTCAACAGCCAGGAGCAAATTTTTACGCCGTTGCTGCCGCACTTTAGTCGCCCGGTAACCGATAACGACCATCGCGGCTGGAAGGCCGACCGCAAGTTGAAGCCTTGGTTCACGGCAGTGCCAAAATTAACTAACGTTCAGGCTGATAAAGCATCTGATGGAAGTATCAAAGTAGTCAGCAATTACAGTTTGGTAAACGATAGCGCTTCAACAGTGGTTACTTACACTATTTCGGGCAGCGGCATGGTCAAAGTTGATTATGCATTTCAACCCAAAGTAAGCGGATTGCCTAACTTGCCTAAATTAGGCATGCAGGGCGGTATCAAACGCAGTTACGACCAAATTAGCTGGTACGGGCGCGGACCGATGGAAAATTATATCGACCGTCGTTCGGGATTTGAAGCCGGCATTTACAGTCTGCCTATAAACCAGTTTATGGAACCTTATGCGGTTCCGCAAGAAAATGGTAACCGTACCGATGTACGCTGGATGTTTTTGGCTGATAAAAAGCAAAGCGGTCTTTTAGTAGTGGCCGATAGCCTATTAAGCATGAGTGCCTGGCCTTACACCGAAGCCAACATCGTGGCGGCTAAACACACTAATAAATTAAAAGATGCCGGTTATCTAACCCTGAACATTGATTTAATACAAATGGGTTTAGGCGGTAACGACAGTTGGTCTGATGTGGCGGCACCGCTTGATATTTACCAGATACCAGCCAGGCCATATCGCTACAGTTTTTATTTGTACCCTTACCAGGGCAGTACCGACGGCATTACCAATGTCATCAAAAAGATGAATAATGCTAAAAAGTAA
- a CDS encoding glycosyl hydrolase, whose product MLKSNRRKSGLPGAPFKAICIALYLSILMPLNSIGQVRGKQIAKVDLEKLFKNPPASAKPWVFWYWMQAAVTKAGITADLEAMKQIGIGGAYLMPIKGIANPPYLTPPAEQLTPEWWALVKFAMQEADRLGLQMAMHDSDGFALAGGPWITPELSMQKVVYTQTNITGGAIFYDTLARPESYKGYYKDIAILAYPSLVGAGINSNQIKPKVTSSVAGTDLQYLADRNNKISFTSADSCWIQYEFPSVFTCRSLVVRSNAPNYQAERLQILVSNDGKQFRSIGRLQPPRHGWQDNDALITQSIIPTTAKYFRFVYNKEGSEPGAEDLDFAKWKQSLKISGIELSAEPRINQFEGKTGEVWRVSKSTTRQQLPDDLCIAKDKIVNLTAMVDAQGKLHWTVPAGNWTILRIGHTSTGHTNATGGKGAGLECDKFNTTAIKLQFDNWFGEAIKQIGPDLAKRVLKVFHVDSWECGSQNWSTSFAQEFQLRRGYSLMPYLPVMAGVPVQSASQSERVLADVRQTIAELVNDKFYGTTAQLAHQNGCTFTAESVAPTMTSDGLLHYSKADIAMGEFWLRSPTHDKPNDMLDAISGGHIYGRNIIQAESFTELRTMWDEHPGMLKSLGDRNLALGVNRLVFHVNTHNPWLDRKPGMTLDGIGLFMQRDQTWYQPARAWVEYLERCQALLQQGKPVTDIAVFTGEETPRRALLPDRLINTLPGLFTPARLAQEKERLANKGLPLKVVPIGVTSSANSVGAEDLINPLQGYHYDSFNLDALMRLAKVNNGRIELPGGASYKVLVLPGNTPMLPNGTYWSAKVVKRLNELIAQGATIICHPDAGPKLKQSGKGKLIYGPYQEHNLNGLGLTKDLMVSEANGQAAQGIAWTHRSSADFDLYFISNQDSVARNLQFSLRTAGRLPEIADALTGEVREASVWTTDNGRTLVPLKLEGSGSVFFIFRKPANQSVKTNRKPQIFEVSQKLQPAWAVTFDAAMNGPQKPMRWTSLQDWSQSQDSTVRYYSGTAVYNQTFNWKGNGQAIAWLNVRKVYNMAEVFVNGVNCGVAWTAPYRVNISKALKPGANQIKIAVTNTWANRLMGDHRLPKEKQTTWTNAPYRLEGRPLLPAGLIGPVVIETTNE is encoded by the coding sequence ATGCTAAAAAGTAACAGACGAAAATCAGGCTTGCCGGGGGCACCGTTTAAGGCTATTTGTATAGCCTTGTACCTGAGTATTTTGATGCCCCTAAACAGCATAGGGCAAGTACGCGGTAAACAGATAGCTAAAGTAGATTTAGAAAAGCTGTTTAAGAATCCGCCGGCATCGGCCAAGCCCTGGGTATTTTGGTACTGGATGCAAGCGGCCGTAACTAAAGCCGGCATCACTGCCGATTTGGAAGCTATGAAGCAAATTGGCATAGGTGGCGCTTACCTGATGCCTATTAAAGGTATTGCTAATCCGCCTTATTTAACGCCACCTGCCGAGCAGCTAACGCCCGAATGGTGGGCGCTTGTAAAGTTTGCCATGCAGGAGGCCGACCGCCTCGGTCTGCAAATGGCCATGCATGACAGTGATGGTTTTGCCCTGGCCGGTGGTCCGTGGATTACGCCCGAGTTGTCCATGCAAAAAGTAGTTTATACCCAGACGAATATTACAGGCGGAGCGATATTTTACGATACGCTTGCCCGTCCCGAAAGCTACAAAGGCTATTATAAAGATATTGCCATATTGGCTTACCCATCGCTGGTTGGAGCCGGGATAAACAGTAACCAGATAAAACCGAAAGTAACGAGCAGCGTTGCTGGCACCGATTTGCAATACCTGGCCGACCGCAATAACAAAATATCTTTTACCAGTGCCGATTCCTGCTGGATACAATACGAGTTTCCATCGGTCTTTACCTGCCGTTCGCTGGTGGTGCGCAGCAATGCCCCTAACTATCAGGCTGAGCGTTTGCAGATTTTGGTAAGTAACGACGGTAAACAATTTCGTTCAATTGGCCGCTTGCAGCCGCCCCGTCATGGCTGGCAGGATAACGATGCGCTTATTACGCAATCTATCATTCCTACAACAGCCAAGTATTTTCGATTTGTTTACAACAAAGAAGGTTCGGAGCCGGGCGCTGAAGATTTGGACTTTGCCAAATGGAAGCAATCCTTGAAAATTTCGGGTATCGAGTTATCTGCTGAGCCCCGCATCAATCAGTTTGAAGGAAAAACGGGGGAGGTGTGGCGCGTAAGTAAATCAACCACCCGGCAGCAATTGCCTGATGATTTATGCATTGCCAAAGATAAGATTGTCAACCTGACGGCGATGGTTGACGCCCAGGGAAAACTCCACTGGACAGTACCTGCCGGTAATTGGACCATCTTGCGCATCGGGCACACCTCCACAGGGCATACCAACGCTACTGGCGGTAAAGGCGCGGGCCTGGAATGCGATAAATTTAACACAACTGCCATTAAGCTGCAATTTGATAACTGGTTTGGTGAAGCTATTAAGCAAATAGGGCCTGATTTGGCTAAACGCGTGCTCAAAGTTTTTCATGTGGATAGCTGGGAGTGCGGCAGTCAAAATTGGTCGACCTCGTTTGCACAGGAGTTTCAATTGCGCAGAGGATACAGCCTGATGCCTTACCTGCCGGTAATGGCGGGTGTACCTGTACAAAGTGCATCGCAAAGCGAAAGGGTACTGGCCGATGTAAGGCAAACCATAGCCGAACTGGTTAACGATAAGTTTTACGGCACCACGGCGCAATTGGCGCACCAAAACGGATGCACTTTTACCGCCGAAAGCGTGGCACCGACCATGACCAGCGATGGCTTACTGCATTACAGCAAAGCCGACATTGCCATGGGCGAGTTTTGGCTGCGTAGCCCCACGCACGATAAGCCCAATGATATGCTCGATGCCATTTCGGGCGGTCACATATACGGTAGAAATATCATCCAGGCCGAGTCATTCACCGAGTTGCGCACCATGTGGGACGAGCATCCGGGTATGCTAAAAAGCCTTGGCGACCGTAATTTGGCCTTGGGCGTAAACCGATTGGTTTTTCATGTGAACACTCATAATCCCTGGTTAGACCGCAAGCCGGGTATGACGTTAGACGGTATCGGCTTATTTATGCAGCGTGACCAAACTTGGTACCAGCCCGCAAGGGCCTGGGTGGAGTACCTGGAACGCTGCCAGGCTCTGCTGCAACAAGGCAAACCGGTAACCGATATAGCAGTCTTTACCGGCGAAGAAACACCAAGGCGAGCATTACTGCCCGATAGACTGATTAACACCCTGCCCGGCTTATTTACTCCAGCCAGGTTAGCACAAGAAAAGGAACGGTTGGCGAATAAAGGCTTGCCGTTAAAAGTTGTACCCATTGGTGTAACCAGTAGTGCCAATTCGGTTGGTGCCGAAGATTTGATTAACCCCTTGCAAGGTTACCATTACGACTCGTTTAACCTAGATGCATTGATGCGCTTGGCCAAAGTAAACAATGGACGCATTGAATTGCCAGGTGGGGCCAGCTATAAGGTACTGGTGCTGCCGGGTAATACACCGATGCTGCCTAACGGCACTTACTGGTCGGCTAAAGTGGTTAAGCGCCTCAATGAATTGATTGCTCAGGGAGCAACCATTATTTGTCACCCGGATGCGGGGCCTAAACTAAAGCAATCTGGCAAGGGTAAGCTGATTTATGGGCCGTATCAGGAGCATAATTTAAACGGCTTAGGGCTGACTAAAGATTTGATGGTTTCGGAAGCGAATGGACAGGCTGCCCAAGGCATAGCCTGGACACATCGCAGCAGTGCCGATTTTGACTTGTATTTTATCTCCAACCAGGACAGCGTAGCCCGTAACTTACAATTTTCATTGCGCACTGCAGGCCGATTGCCTGAGATAGCAGATGCCTTAACCGGAGAGGTGAGGGAAGCAAGTGTATGGACGACAGACAATGGACGCACTTTGGTACCACTAAAACTGGAAGGCAGCGGGTCGGTGTTTTTCATATTCAGAAAGCCAGCTAATCAATCAGTAAAAACAAACCGTAAGCCTCAGATTTTTGAAGTTAGCCAGAAACTGCAACCTGCCTGGGCCGTAACGTTTGATGCCGCGATGAATGGTCCTCAAAAACCAATGCGATGGACATCGTTACAAGACTGGAGTCAATCGCAGGACTCAACTGTACGGTATTACTCGGGTACCGCAGTATATAACCAAACGTTTAACTGGAAGGGCAACGGACAGGCTATAGCTTGGCTGAATGTAAGAAAGGTATACAACATGGCCGAGGTTTTTGTAAACGGCGTTAATTGCGGCGTGGCCTGGACAGCACCGTATCGCGTGAACATCAGTAAAGCCCTAAAGCCAGGAGCTAATCAGATAAAAATTGCAGTAACCAATACCTGGGCTAACCGGTTGATGGGCGACCATCGGTTACCTAAAGAAAAACAAACCACCTGGACTAACGCACCCTACCGCTTAGAAGGCAGGCCATTGCTACCTGCAGGATTGATTGGCCCCGTGGTGATTGAAACGACAAATGAATAA
- a CDS encoding glycoside hydrolase family 127 protein yields the protein MRRVKEWLGGAVLCLALYSQANAQSKALVNTSASPYARLSSVNMGDVTWTKGFWADRFQVCRDTMIPNLWKVYTDPNISHAFKNFEIAAGLDTGSHSGPPFHDGDFYKLFEAVASMYAVTHDPKLDALMDKTIAVIAKAQRKDGYIHTPTLIAQKNDPKNAKAFADRLNFETYNLGHLMTAGCVHYRATGKKTLLNLAIKATDYLYNFYKTASPELARNAICPSHYMGVVEMYRTTRDPKYLELSKNLINIRGLMKDGTDDNQDRIPFRQQTSVMGHAVRANYLFAGAADVYTETGDTTLMHTLNLMWNDVVNRKMYVTGGCGALYDGVSPDGTSYNPTDVQKVHQAYGRDYQLPNFTSHNETCANIGNVLWNWRMLQATGKAQYADVMELALYNSVLSGIDLSGRNFLYTNPMSYSDALPFSQRWSKDRVPYIKLSNCCPPNVVRTIAEVADYAYSMSDKGLYLNLYGGNALSTTLKDGTKISLDQQTEYPWNGKISITLKQAPTKSYAMFFRIPGWSSGASLIVNGQALKTQLTPGEYAEVSRKWRAGDKIELNLPMPVRLLESNPLVEETRNQVAVKRGPVVYCIESADLPKSQKVFNIAMPAQNNLKPEMIKIDNSPIMSLTGQVDVRNESNWQNKLYREISSKEPNKVNVRLIPYYAWGNRGHVDMETWIPLDR from the coding sequence ATGAGAAGAGTGAAAGAATGGCTGGGCGGTGCGGTGTTGTGCCTGGCATTATACAGCCAGGCTAATGCGCAGAGCAAAGCCCTGGTAAATACCTCGGCCAGTCCGTATGCAAGGCTAAGCAGCGTTAACATGGGGGATGTAACCTGGACTAAAGGTTTTTGGGCCGACCGCTTTCAGGTTTGCCGTGATACCATGATTCCGAACCTGTGGAAGGTATACACCGACCCCAACATAAGCCACGCCTTTAAAAACTTTGAGATTGCCGCCGGGCTGGACACTGGTTCGCACTCTGGTCCGCCGTTTCACGATGGCGATTTTTATAAATTGTTTGAGGCGGTAGCCAGTATGTATGCCGTAACGCACGACCCTAAACTGGACGCGTTAATGGATAAAACCATTGCCGTGATTGCCAAAGCGCAGCGCAAAGATGGTTACATCCACACCCCGACACTCATCGCTCAAAAAAACGACCCCAAAAATGCTAAGGCTTTTGCCGACCGCTTAAATTTCGAAACTTACAATTTAGGCCATTTAATGACCGCCGGTTGCGTGCATTACCGGGCAACGGGCAAAAAAACACTGCTTAACCTGGCTATTAAAGCCACCGATTACCTTTACAATTTCTATAAAACAGCATCGCCCGAATTGGCACGCAATGCCATTTGCCCATCGCATTACATGGGTGTGGTAGAAATGTACCGTACCACGCGCGACCCAAAATATTTGGAGCTATCCAAAAACCTGATTAATATTCGCGGTTTGATGAAGGACGGAACGGACGATAATCAGGACCGTATTCCTTTCCGTCAGCAAACCTCAGTAATGGGCCATGCAGTGAGAGCCAACTACCTGTTTGCCGGTGCCGCCGATGTGTATACAGAAACTGGTGACACAACTTTAATGCACACCCTTAACTTGATGTGGAATGATGTAGTAAATCGCAAAATGTACGTAACCGGCGGTTGCGGCGCGCTTTACGATGGCGTATCTCCGGACGGGACGTCTTACAATCCAACCGATGTGCAGAAAGTACACCAGGCTTATGGCCGCGATTATCAGTTACCCAACTTTACTTCGCACAACGAAACCTGCGCCAATATTGGCAACGTGCTGTGGAATTGGCGCATGCTGCAGGCTACTGGCAAAGCGCAATACGCTGATGTAATGGAACTGGCCTTATACAATAGTGTACTCTCGGGCATTGACCTGAGTGGGCGTAACTTTTTGTATACCAACCCTATGAGTTACTCGGACGCTTTGCCGTTTAGTCAGCGTTGGTCAAAAGACCGCGTGCCTTACATTAAGTTGTCTAACTGTTGCCCTCCGAACGTTGTGCGCACCATTGCTGAGGTAGCCGATTATGCTTACAGTATGTCTGACAAAGGCCTGTACCTAAACTTGTATGGCGGCAATGCATTGAGCACTACACTGAAAGATGGTACTAAAATAAGCTTGGACCAACAAACGGAATACCCTTGGAACGGCAAAATCAGTATTACGCTGAAACAGGCACCCACCAAGTCTTATGCGATGTTTTTCAGAATACCTGGCTGGAGCAGCGGTGCATCGCTAATAGTTAATGGTCAAGCATTGAAAACTCAATTAACACCTGGCGAGTATGCCGAGGTTAGCCGTAAATGGAGAGCAGGTGATAAAATTGAACTGAACCTGCCTATGCCGGTGAGATTGTTAGAATCAAACCCATTGGTAGAAGAAACACGCAATCAGGTTGCTGTAAAACGCGGCCCAGTAGTATATTGTATTGAGTCGGCTGATTTACCGAAAAGCCAAAAAGTATTTAATATTGCCATGCCTGCGCAAAACAACCTGAAACCCGAAATGATAAAGATTGACAACAGTCCAATCATGAGTTTAACCGGCCAGGTTGATGTAAGAAATGAAAGCAACTGGCAAAATAAACTGTATCGCGAGATTAGCAGTAAAGAGCCAAACAAAGTAAACGTTAGACTGATTCCTTATTACGCCTGGGGTAACCGCGGCCATGTAGATATGGAAACTTGGATTCCGCTGGATAGATAG
- a CDS encoding DUF5703 domain-containing protein, with protein sequence MDKKITFITLATLLLLSVLQLRAQPAELEQNKITWTTQSQNSGESMPCGGGNVGLNVWVEKGDILFYIARSGTFDENNSLLKLGRVRLKLFPNLFEGREFKQQLSLKTGAVIIQANHQGVKANVRIWVDVFKPVVHVEVNSSRSIKTEAIYENWRFADRPTKSRENNQGSWKWANRPDIKTKKDLVALKNNGVVFCHHNQDSTIFDATVTHEGLNAIKGQLFNPLKRLAFGGVMTGTHMVAAGTTDGTYASTPFKGWRLQSKTATRKQRIEVYLHTEQTPDINQWQKNLEQLIAEAKQNANTAEKATQNWWKSYWNRSYIFINADKAHTEPWQVGRSYQLFRYMLGCNAFGNSPTKFNGGLFTYDPQYTDSTAKFTPDFRNWGGGLMTAQNQRLVYWPMLKSGDWELMKPAFDFYLNILRNAELRTQTYWNHPGASFTEQLENFGLPNATEYGWKRPVGFDKGMEYNAWLEYEWDTVLEFCDMMLQTRDYAGHDIKPYIPFIESCLTFFNEHYQYMARSRGSKAFDGTGHLVLYPGSAGETFKMAYNANSTIAALQMVLTHLLQLPSDYLTVEKRRDWELMLKRIPPISYREFDGHKTIAPAQVWERVNNTENMQLYPVFPWGIYGIGKPDLDIAKNTWKYDTLAIKFRSGIGWKQDNIFAARLGLTDEAAKLTLIKLKDSGRKFPAFWGPGFDWTPDHNWGGSGMIGLQEMLLQTDGKKIYLLPAWPKTWDVHFKLHAPYQTTVEATVKNGELTNLKVWPEARKADVINMLN encoded by the coding sequence ATGGACAAAAAAATCACCTTCATCACCTTAGCCACCCTGCTGCTCTTGTCCGTGTTGCAATTACGAGCGCAACCTGCCGAACTTGAGCAAAACAAGATTACGTGGACTACCCAAAGCCAAAACTCGGGAGAGTCCATGCCTTGCGGTGGCGGCAATGTAGGGCTTAACGTTTGGGTGGAAAAAGGCGACATACTATTTTACATAGCCAGAAGCGGCACGTTTGATGAAAATAACAGTTTGCTGAAACTTGGCCGGGTGCGACTTAAGTTATTCCCAAATCTCTTTGAAGGCCGTGAATTTAAACAGCAGCTTTCATTAAAAACAGGCGCAGTAATTATTCAGGCTAATCACCAGGGCGTTAAAGCAAATGTGAGGATTTGGGTAGATGTGTTTAAGCCAGTGGTACATGTTGAAGTAAACAGCAGCCGGTCGATTAAAACCGAAGCTATTTACGAAAACTGGCGCTTTGCCGACCGCCCGACTAAAAGCCGTGAGAATAACCAGGGTTCTTGGAAATGGGCTAACCGGCCGGACATCAAAACCAAGAAAGATCTGGTTGCTTTAAAAAACAACGGCGTAGTATTTTGCCATCATAACCAGGACAGTACAATATTTGATGCTACCGTTACACACGAAGGCTTAAACGCTATTAAAGGTCAGCTTTTTAATCCGTTGAAACGATTAGCCTTCGGCGGCGTGATGACAGGCACCCATATGGTGGCAGCAGGTACAACCGATGGTACGTATGCATCCACACCGTTTAAAGGCTGGAGGCTGCAAAGCAAAACGGCCACCCGGAAGCAGCGCATTGAGGTTTACCTACACACGGAGCAGACACCAGATATCAATCAGTGGCAAAAAAACCTTGAACAGCTTATTGCTGAAGCTAAACAAAACGCCAATACAGCCGAAAAAGCTACCCAAAACTGGTGGAAAAGCTACTGGAACCGCAGCTACATATTCATCAACGCAGATAAAGCTCATACAGAACCCTGGCAGGTAGGACGTAGTTATCAACTGTTCAGGTATATGTTGGGCTGCAACGCGTTTGGAAACTCTCCTACCAAATTTAATGGCGGCTTGTTTACTTACGACCCCCAATACACCGACAGTACCGCTAAGTTCACACCCGATTTTAGAAACTGGGGCGGCGGATTGATGACGGCCCAAAACCAGCGCCTAGTTTACTGGCCAATGCTGAAAAGCGGCGACTGGGAATTGATGAAACCGGCGTTCGACTTTTATTTGAACATCCTGCGTAACGCCGAGCTGCGTACCCAAACCTACTGGAACCATCCTGGTGCGAGTTTTACCGAACAGTTAGAAAACTTTGGTTTACCCAATGCCACTGAATACGGCTGGAAACGCCCTGTAGGTTTTGACAAAGGCATGGAGTACAATGCATGGCTGGAGTACGAGTGGGATACTGTACTGGAGTTTTGCGACATGATGCTGCAAACCCGCGATTATGCCGGCCATGACATAAAACCATACATCCCATTTATTGAAAGCTGCCTTACTTTTTTTAATGAGCATTACCAGTACATGGCCCGTAGCCGCGGCAGCAAAGCGTTTGACGGTACGGGACACTTGGTACTTTATCCCGGCTCGGCAGGCGAAACGTTTAAGATGGCTTATAATGCCAACTCAACCATTGCGGCCTTGCAAATGGTATTAACTCATTTACTGCAATTGCCATCGGACTATCTTACAGTTGAAAAAAGAAGAGATTGGGAACTGATGTTGAAACGCATCCCTCCCATCAGCTACAGAGAATTTGATGGTCATAAAACCATTGCGCCCGCCCAGGTATGGGAACGCGTAAACAACACCGAGAACATGCAGCTTTACCCCGTTTTTCCTTGGGGTATTTACGGTATTGGCAAACCGGATTTAGACATTGCTAAAAACACCTGGAAATACGATACACTGGCTATAAAATTTAGAAGTGGCATTGGCTGGAAACAGGATAATATTTTTGCAGCCCGTTTAGGTTTAACTGATGAGGCAGCTAAACTGACACTCATCAAGCTGAAAGATTCCGGCCGTAAATTTCCAGCCTTTTGGGGACCGGGCTTTGACTGGACGCCCGACCATAACTGGGGCGGTTCCGGCATGATTGGCTTGCAGGAAATGCTGCTGCAAACCGATGGCAAAAAAATATACCTGCTCCCCGCTTGGCCTAAAACCTGGGATGTACATTTCAAACTGCACGCACCTTATCAAACTACGGTAGAGGCCACTGTAAAAAATGGTGAACTTACTAACTTAAAAGTATGGCCCGAAGCGCGGAAAGCCGATGTTATTAATATGCTGAATTGA